Proteins from a single region of Ananas comosus cultivar F153 linkage group 3, ASM154086v1, whole genome shotgun sequence:
- the LOC109707111 gene encoding aspartic proteinase nepenthesin-2-like produces the protein MKARLTGFILVRYIDGTNTKGYLVADRFTFPSNHGSHSEVVDDVVFGCSKESSPNMYPYETAVSGIIGMGTDARSFLMQLGDRAKGRFSYCLVPPEHTAQSHLRFGTDAEHVHHAHTTPLLLHHDIDGFLLDLKDLSVNGHRLHLPSDTFKIHPDGTGGCVLDTGAWISFMVENALNALVHSLEQHFQRHHLRRVEDPHHEHFKLCYKKPSGFSSYPAVAFHFQRAVFQPKPKSLFYVDEESDTLCLAIKEAQCTIIGSVPQQNHRMVFDVRKRQLTFAEENCAGN, from the coding sequence ATGAAAGCTCGTCTCACCGGATTCATCCTTGTCAGGTACATTGACGGCACCAACACCAAAGGGTATCTAGTGGCAGATCGCTTCACGTTCCCCTCCAATCACGGCAGCCATTCGGAGGTAGTCGACGACGTGGTCTTCGGTTGCTCCAAAGAGAGCAGCCCAAACATGTACCCCTATGAAACGGCAGTTAGTGGGATCATCGGCATGGGCACCGACGCACGGTCCTTCCTGATGCAGCTCGGAGACCGAGCGAAGGGCCGCTTCTCGTACTGCCTAGTCCCTCCCGAACACACCGCCCAGAGCCACCTTCGATTCGGCACCGACGCCGAACATGTGCATCATGCGCATACCACGCCTCTGCTATTGCATCACGACATCGATGGTTTTCTTCTCGACCTTAAGGATCTCAGCGTCAACGGTCATCGGCTTCATCTGCCATCAGATACTTTCAAGATACACCCAGACGGAACAGGCGGTTGCGTCTTAGACACGGGCGCGTGGATCAGTTTCATGGTCGAAAACGCGCTCAACGCTTTGGTTCACTCCTTGGAGCAGCATTTTCAAAGGCATCACCTTAGAAGGGTTGAGGATCCGCATCATGAACATTTCAAACTGTGCTACAAAAAGCCGAGCGGGTTCTCGTCGTACCCAGCCGTCGCGTTCCACTTCCAACGGGCTGTTTTCCAGCCGAAGCCCAAGAGCTTATTCTACGTCGACGAGGAGTCGGATACGCTCTGCTTGGCAATAAAGGAAGCGCAGTGTACGATCATCGGGTCTGTTCCGCAGCAAAACCACCGGATGGTGTTCGATGTTCGAAAGCGCCAGCTAACATTTGCCGAAGAGAATTGTGCTGGGAATTGA